The following proteins come from a genomic window of Panicum hallii strain FIL2 chromosome 8, PHallii_v3.1, whole genome shotgun sequence:
- the LOC112903073 gene encoding uncharacterized protein LOC112903073, with product MAGLSDDFAGSYSRRAQMALSSAADSVRRMFSDLGKSRREYEESLKNMSEEEVKEETSKSLDEYRSLCLAGVTSMLWEDTYSLTKKLHGVYPVVAAMSSIFFLLALLFILLGLAASTFSRSAPNAMALAGNGGLWSVLFIIAAAHFEMMDILPMVLLCFCCVISISIFTTYWYLCSRDLKILLMIAKCLFNILYTVWWCFKAICRYVGVKVVNFFHGRASRQQNHAGDIELCEMRRSENGNADEIVRQQHNRHFL from the exons ATGGCGGGCCTCTCCGACGACTTCGCCGGATCCTACTCCAGACGGGCCCAG ATGGCTCTGTCGTCAGCTGCAGACAGCGTCCGCAGGATGTTCAGTGACCTCGGGAAAAGCAGGAGGGAGTATGAAGAATCACTGAAGAACATGTCTGAGGAGGAG GTGAAGGAGGAAACGAGCAAGAGTTTGGATGAGTACAGGTCTCTGTGTTTAGCTGGAGTCACCAGTATGCTCTGGGAGGATACATACTCCCTGACCAAGAAGCTGCATGGAGTTTACCCTGTAGTTGCTGCTATGTCTTCCATATTCTTCCTCCTTGCTCTACTCTTCATACTGCTTGGACTTGCCGCTTCAACATTTTCAAGATCAGCACCCAATGCAATGGCTCTTGCCGGAAATGGTGGCCTTTGGTCAGTATTGTTCATCATCGCTGCTGCTCACTTTGAGATGATGGACATCCTGCCTATGGTTCTCCTATGTTTTTGTTGTGTGATCTCCATATCAATCTTCACTACATACTGGTATCTTTGTTCACGAGACCTGAAG ATTCTTCTGATGATTGCGAAGTGCCTATTCAATATCCTCTATACGGTATGGTGGTGCTTCAAGGCCATTTGCAG ATACGTTGGTGTGAAGGTTGTGAACTTCTTTCATGGGAGAGCTTCAAGGCAGCAAAACCATGCCGGAGATATTGAACTCTGcg AGATGCGTCGTTCTGAAAATGGCAATGCAGATGAGATTGTGCGGCAGCAACACAATAGGCATTTTCTGTGA
- the LOC112902577 gene encoding DNA topoisomerase 2-binding protein 1 isoform X3 yields MDGVKILCSGFEKAEKAKIEELVTAMGGILQSKSSMDVNFVIVKDVMAAKYKYAVNSLKKPVVTINWLEQCWIEHRVVPHEPYRILPFVGLNICVTKLNPVERKELEKIIVQNGGQFSACLTRKCTHLVANEPGGDKYVVARRWGNIYIVNQRWVEQSVARRACLDENSYLVCQTSSASSGLKTSPEEQQNPEISSASASFQPVPATSVDDSVSTSQYVPASFGDSSKISNTDIVGEEANEMQVESHVAEDSEAENDDLYLSNCRISLVGFEENELLRLLMMIRNGGGSRHILLNEKLTHIILGAPSEDEKKEVRRLAAWGVINVVKVTWLEDCNRAKKEVKVSPSHVATELLLKEFSRVIMEKSADTREMKVAKSSCGIFHVPTVNDSHGKQLEKDMSSERKPARGKYENSMNKTRSATRSANSSQQNAVVNISKNDPKSQGASTVNSGSSRSNVFKGITFGFSNSFSHDKRPEVIDWIREGGGIVVDDIQSTTVKYTIECHGRNSMPCDFSHSTVVSTHWIRSCLEVGCLQEVGSHPIFSPLRCRIPFPGFEKFRFCISLSQYGERESFLLKNLCFALGAKFTEKAFKGVTHLICKFASGDKYKVYSKRGTPTITEEWLFECVKQDTIVPFDHFQPKPLTSQDKDLTVSQYSTQASRFNCSELLSGYQVTTSNPAHNSAGDASANEEAIAPAVSKRRLLSVSGNANDTCGNIGRTEKHLESGSVPDVADAIEVLSSKIQDVQSARSIFEPDNSAVVQDQKDTHSFGISRSWLNMQQKQENTPGTKVQSLSSSPAPSPAPSTYYPFSETQTESQVVGYEEDLTGRQKIIDRVRSQSINVTPSTEIP; encoded by the exons ATGGATGGGGTTAAGATACTGTGTTCAGGCTTTGAAAAAGCTGAGAAG GCTAAGATTGAAGAATTAGTGACAGCCATGGGAGGCATTTTACAAAGTAAATCCTCCATGGATGTGAACTTTGTAATTGTAAAGGATGTCATGGCTGCTAAATACAAA TATGCTGTGAATAGTTTGAAGAAGCCTGTTGTCACCATCAACTGGTTAGAACAATGCTGGATTGAACACCGTGTTGTGCCTCATGAGCCCTACAGGATACTTCCCTTTGTTGGGTTGAATATCTGTGTCACCAAACTGAATCCAG TTGAACGGAAGGAATTGGAGAAAATAATAGTGCAGAATGGTGGCCAATTTTCAGCCTGTCTTACGCGGAAGTGCACCCATTTAGTTGCAAAT GAACCTGGAGGTGACAAATATGTCGTGGCCCGAAGGTGGGGTAATATATACATTGTGAATCAGAGATGGGTTGAACAATCTGTTGCTCGTAGAG CTTGCCTAGATGAAAATAGCTACCTTGTTTGTCAGACTTCGTCTGCTTCTAGTGGTTTAAAAACTTCACCCGAGGAACAACAGAACCCAGAGATCAGTAGTGCAAGTGCAAGTTTTCAACCTGTTCCAGCAACATCAGTTGATGATTCAGTATCAACGTCACAATATGTGCCTGCTTCATTTGGTGATTCTTCAAAGATCAGCAACACTGATATTGTTGGTGAAGAGGCAAATGAGATGCAGGTCGAAAGTCATGTTGCTGAGGACTCAGAGGCGGAAAATGATGATTTATATTTATCAAATTGCAGAATTTCTCTGGTGGGCTTTGAGGAGAATGAGTTGTTAAGGCTACTCATGATGATACGCAATGGTGGTGGATCCCGGCATATTTTGTTAAATGAGAAGCTTACACATATTATACTTGGTGCGCCATCGGAGGA TGAGAAAAAGGAAGTAAGACGTCTGGCTGCTTGGGGTGTAATAAATGTAGTGAAAGTAACGTGGTTAGAAGACTGCAATAGAGCAAAAAAGGAAGTAAAAGTGTCTCCATCTCATGTGGCTACTGAGCTACTCTTGAAAG AGTTTTCACGTGTGATTATGGAAAAATCTGCTGACACACGTGAAATGAAGGTAGCCAAGAGCTCTTGTGGGATTTTTCATGTCCCAACTGTTAATGACTCACATGGCAAACAACTTGAAAAAGATATGTCATCTGAAAGAAAACCAGCTAGAGGCAAATATGAAAACAGCATGAACAAAACCCGATCAGCAACCAGGTCTGCAAATTCAAGCCAACAAAATGCAGTGGTCAATATTAGCAAGAACGATCCCAAATCTCAAGGAGCATCCACAGTGAATTCAGGAAGTAGCAGATCAAATGTTTTCAAAGGGATAACATTTGGCTTCTCAAATTCATTTTCTCACGACAAG AGACCTGAGGTTATTGATTGGATCAGAGAAGGCGGAGGCATTGTGGTGGATGATATACAATCTACAACTGTGAAATACACAATTGAGTGCCATGGACGAAACAGCATGCCTTGTGACTTCTCTCATTCAACAGTTGTTTCAACTCATTGGATACGCTCGTGTTTGGAG GTGGGTTGCTTGCAAGAAGTTGGAAGCCATCCTATTTTCTCTCCTTTGCGCTGTCGGATCCCATTCccaggatttgaaaagttccgtTTCTGTATCTCACTTTCACAATATGGAGAGAGAGAAAGTTTTCTGCTGAAGAACTTGTGCTTCGCTTTAGGCGCTAAATTTACAGAAAAGGCATTCAAGGGAGTGACCCATCTTATCTGCAAATTTGCAAGTGGTGACAAGTATAAGGTTTACTCTAAAAGAGGAACACCAACCATTACTGAAGAGTGGCTCTTTGAGTGTGTAAAACAG GATACAATTGTCCCTTTTGATCACTTTCAACCGAAACCACTTACTTCTCAGGACAAAGATTTAACTGTCAGTCAGTATTCCACGCAGGCAAGCAGATTTAACTGCTCTGAGCTGCTTAGTGGATATCAAGTAACAACAAGCAATCCAGCACACAACTCGG CAGGTGATGCCTCGGCTAATGAAGAGGCAATTGCTCCTGCTGTCAGTAAAAGAAGACTGCTATCTGTTTCTGGCAACGCTAATGATACATGCGGAAACATCGGAAGGACTGAGAAACACCTTGAAAGTGGCTCTGTTCCTGATGTTGCGGATGCGATAGAGGTCCTATCGTCCAAG ATTCAAGATGTGCAATCTGCTAGGAGT ATATTTGAACCTGACAATTCTGCTGTTGTTCAAGACCAGAAAGATACACACTCCTTTGGCATTTCAAGGAGCTGGTTGAATAT GCAACAGAAGCAAGAGAACACACCTGGCACAAAGGTCCAAAGCTTAAGCTCCTCCCCTGCACCCTCCCCAGCACCCTCTACCTACTACCCTTTCAGTGAGACGCAGACAGAATCTCAG GTCGTTGGATATGAGGAAGATCTGACCGGCAGGCAAAAGATCATTGATAGAGTTCGCTCTCAGAGCATTAACGTAACTCCATCGACCGAGATTCCTTGA
- the LOC112902577 gene encoding DNA topoisomerase 2-binding protein 1-A isoform X2, protein MTPSCSSGPAGPAGGRRAATFAGASVFLSRNLVAPEVFDAVHDALRLNGAEVLLCADPSRTGPLDFHVISSSSHERFADLRIKGCNLLGPQCILSCAKERRFLPKQSYTCCLAMDGVKILCSGFEKAEKAKIEELVTAMGGILQSKSSMDVNFVIVKDVMAAKYKYAVNSLKKPVVTINWLEQCWIEHRVVPHEPYRILPFVGLNICVTKLNPVERKELEKIIVQNGGQFSACLTRKCTHLVANEPGGDKYVVARRWGNIYIVNQRWVEQSVARRACLDENSYLVCQTSSASSGLKTSPEEQQNPEISSASASFQPVPATSVDDSVSTSQYVPASFGDSSKISNTDIVGEEANEMQVESHVAEDSEAENDDLYLSNCRISLVGFEENELLRLLMMIRNGGGSRHILLNEKLTHIILGAPSEDEKKEVRRLAAWGVINVVKVTWLEDCNRAKKEVKVSPSHVATELLLKEFSRVIMEKSADTREMKVAKSSCGIFHVPTVNDSHGKQLEKDMSSERKPARGKYENSMNKTRSATRSANSSQQNAVVNISKNDPKSQGASTVNSGSSRSNVFKGITFGFSNSFSHDKRPEVIDWIREGGGIVVDDIQSTTVKYTIECHGRNSMPCDFSHSTVVSTHWIRSCLEVGCLQEVGSHPIFSPLRCRIPFPGFEKFRFCISLSQYGERESFLLKNLCFALGAKFTEKAFKGVTHLICKFASGDKYKVYSKRGTPTITEEWLFECVKQDTIVPFDHFQPKPLTSQDKDLTVSQYSTQASRFNCSELLSGYQVTTSNPAHNSGDASANEEAIAPAVSKRRLLSVSGNANDTCGNIGRTEKHLESGSVPDVADAIEVLSSKIQDVQSARSIFEPDNSAVVQDQKDTHSFGISRSWLNMQQKQENTPGTKVQSLSSSPAPSPAPSTYYPFSETQTESQVVGYEEDLTGRQKIIDRVRSQSINVTPSTEIP, encoded by the exons ATGACGCCGTCCTGCAGCTCTGGCCCCGCAGGGCCCgccggggggcggcgggcggcgaccTTCGCCGGCGCGAGTGTGTTCCTGTCGCGGAACCTGGTGGCCCCCGAGGTGTTCGACGCCGTGCACGACGCGCTGCGCCTCAACGGCGCCGAGGTCCTCCTCTGCGCCGACCCGAGCCGCACGGGGCCCCTCGACTTCCACGTCATCTCATCCTCCTCCCAC GAAAGGTTCGCCGATTTGAGGATCAAAGGCTGCAATTTGCTAG GACCACAGTGCATTCTTTCCTGTGCTAAAGAACGTCGTTTTCTACCTAAACAGAGTTATACTTGTTGCCTTGCAATGGATGGGGTTAAGATACTGTGTTCAGGCTTTGAAAAAGCTGAGAAG GCTAAGATTGAAGAATTAGTGACAGCCATGGGAGGCATTTTACAAAGTAAATCCTCCATGGATGTGAACTTTGTAATTGTAAAGGATGTCATGGCTGCTAAATACAAA TATGCTGTGAATAGTTTGAAGAAGCCTGTTGTCACCATCAACTGGTTAGAACAATGCTGGATTGAACACCGTGTTGTGCCTCATGAGCCCTACAGGATACTTCCCTTTGTTGGGTTGAATATCTGTGTCACCAAACTGAATCCAG TTGAACGGAAGGAATTGGAGAAAATAATAGTGCAGAATGGTGGCCAATTTTCAGCCTGTCTTACGCGGAAGTGCACCCATTTAGTTGCAAAT GAACCTGGAGGTGACAAATATGTCGTGGCCCGAAGGTGGGGTAATATATACATTGTGAATCAGAGATGGGTTGAACAATCTGTTGCTCGTAGAG CTTGCCTAGATGAAAATAGCTACCTTGTTTGTCAGACTTCGTCTGCTTCTAGTGGTTTAAAAACTTCACCCGAGGAACAACAGAACCCAGAGATCAGTAGTGCAAGTGCAAGTTTTCAACCTGTTCCAGCAACATCAGTTGATGATTCAGTATCAACGTCACAATATGTGCCTGCTTCATTTGGTGATTCTTCAAAGATCAGCAACACTGATATTGTTGGTGAAGAGGCAAATGAGATGCAGGTCGAAAGTCATGTTGCTGAGGACTCAGAGGCGGAAAATGATGATTTATATTTATCAAATTGCAGAATTTCTCTGGTGGGCTTTGAGGAGAATGAGTTGTTAAGGCTACTCATGATGATACGCAATGGTGGTGGATCCCGGCATATTTTGTTAAATGAGAAGCTTACACATATTATACTTGGTGCGCCATCGGAGGA TGAGAAAAAGGAAGTAAGACGTCTGGCTGCTTGGGGTGTAATAAATGTAGTGAAAGTAACGTGGTTAGAAGACTGCAATAGAGCAAAAAAGGAAGTAAAAGTGTCTCCATCTCATGTGGCTACTGAGCTACTCTTGAAAG AGTTTTCACGTGTGATTATGGAAAAATCTGCTGACACACGTGAAATGAAGGTAGCCAAGAGCTCTTGTGGGATTTTTCATGTCCCAACTGTTAATGACTCACATGGCAAACAACTTGAAAAAGATATGTCATCTGAAAGAAAACCAGCTAGAGGCAAATATGAAAACAGCATGAACAAAACCCGATCAGCAACCAGGTCTGCAAATTCAAGCCAACAAAATGCAGTGGTCAATATTAGCAAGAACGATCCCAAATCTCAAGGAGCATCCACAGTGAATTCAGGAAGTAGCAGATCAAATGTTTTCAAAGGGATAACATTTGGCTTCTCAAATTCATTTTCTCACGACAAG AGACCTGAGGTTATTGATTGGATCAGAGAAGGCGGAGGCATTGTGGTGGATGATATACAATCTACAACTGTGAAATACACAATTGAGTGCCATGGACGAAACAGCATGCCTTGTGACTTCTCTCATTCAACAGTTGTTTCAACTCATTGGATACGCTCGTGTTTGGAG GTGGGTTGCTTGCAAGAAGTTGGAAGCCATCCTATTTTCTCTCCTTTGCGCTGTCGGATCCCATTCccaggatttgaaaagttccgtTTCTGTATCTCACTTTCACAATATGGAGAGAGAGAAAGTTTTCTGCTGAAGAACTTGTGCTTCGCTTTAGGCGCTAAATTTACAGAAAAGGCATTCAAGGGAGTGACCCATCTTATCTGCAAATTTGCAAGTGGTGACAAGTATAAGGTTTACTCTAAAAGAGGAACACCAACCATTACTGAAGAGTGGCTCTTTGAGTGTGTAAAACAG GATACAATTGTCCCTTTTGATCACTTTCAACCGAAACCACTTACTTCTCAGGACAAAGATTTAACTGTCAGTCAGTATTCCACGCAGGCAAGCAGATTTAACTGCTCTGAGCTGCTTAGTGGATATCAAGTAACAACAAGCAATCCAGCACACAACTCGG GTGATGCCTCGGCTAATGAAGAGGCAATTGCTCCTGCTGTCAGTAAAAGAAGACTGCTATCTGTTTCTGGCAACGCTAATGATACATGCGGAAACATCGGAAGGACTGAGAAACACCTTGAAAGTGGCTCTGTTCCTGATGTTGCGGATGCGATAGAGGTCCTATCGTCCAAG ATTCAAGATGTGCAATCTGCTAGGAGT ATATTTGAACCTGACAATTCTGCTGTTGTTCAAGACCAGAAAGATACACACTCCTTTGGCATTTCAAGGAGCTGGTTGAATAT GCAACAGAAGCAAGAGAACACACCTGGCACAAAGGTCCAAAGCTTAAGCTCCTCCCCTGCACCCTCCCCAGCACCCTCTACCTACTACCCTTTCAGTGAGACGCAGACAGAATCTCAG GTCGTTGGATATGAGGAAGATCTGACCGGCAGGCAAAAGATCATTGATAGAGTTCGCTCTCAGAGCATTAACGTAACTCCATCGACCGAGATTCCTTGA
- the LOC112902577 gene encoding DNA topoisomerase 2-binding protein 1-A isoform X1, whose translation MTPSCSSGPAGPAGGRRAATFAGASVFLSRNLVAPEVFDAVHDALRLNGAEVLLCADPSRTGPLDFHVISSSSHERFADLRIKGCNLLGPQCILSCAKERRFLPKQSYTCCLAMDGVKILCSGFEKAEKAKIEELVTAMGGILQSKSSMDVNFVIVKDVMAAKYKYAVNSLKKPVVTINWLEQCWIEHRVVPHEPYRILPFVGLNICVTKLNPVERKELEKIIVQNGGQFSACLTRKCTHLVANEPGGDKYVVARRWGNIYIVNQRWVEQSVARRACLDENSYLVCQTSSASSGLKTSPEEQQNPEISSASASFQPVPATSVDDSVSTSQYVPASFGDSSKISNTDIVGEEANEMQVESHVAEDSEAENDDLYLSNCRISLVGFEENELLRLLMMIRNGGGSRHILLNEKLTHIILGAPSEDEKKEVRRLAAWGVINVVKVTWLEDCNRAKKEVKVSPSHVATELLLKEFSRVIMEKSADTREMKVAKSSCGIFHVPTVNDSHGKQLEKDMSSERKPARGKYENSMNKTRSATRSANSSQQNAVVNISKNDPKSQGASTVNSGSSRSNVFKGITFGFSNSFSHDKRPEVIDWIREGGGIVVDDIQSTTVKYTIECHGRNSMPCDFSHSTVVSTHWIRSCLEVGCLQEVGSHPIFSPLRCRIPFPGFEKFRFCISLSQYGERESFLLKNLCFALGAKFTEKAFKGVTHLICKFASGDKYKVYSKRGTPTITEEWLFECVKQDTIVPFDHFQPKPLTSQDKDLTVSQYSTQASRFNCSELLSGYQVTTSNPAHNSAGDASANEEAIAPAVSKRRLLSVSGNANDTCGNIGRTEKHLESGSVPDVADAIEVLSSKIQDVQSARSIFEPDNSAVVQDQKDTHSFGISRSWLNMQQKQENTPGTKVQSLSSSPAPSPAPSTYYPFSETQTESQVVGYEEDLTGRQKIIDRVRSQSINVTPSTEIP comes from the exons ATGACGCCGTCCTGCAGCTCTGGCCCCGCAGGGCCCgccggggggcggcgggcggcgaccTTCGCCGGCGCGAGTGTGTTCCTGTCGCGGAACCTGGTGGCCCCCGAGGTGTTCGACGCCGTGCACGACGCGCTGCGCCTCAACGGCGCCGAGGTCCTCCTCTGCGCCGACCCGAGCCGCACGGGGCCCCTCGACTTCCACGTCATCTCATCCTCCTCCCAC GAAAGGTTCGCCGATTTGAGGATCAAAGGCTGCAATTTGCTAG GACCACAGTGCATTCTTTCCTGTGCTAAAGAACGTCGTTTTCTACCTAAACAGAGTTATACTTGTTGCCTTGCAATGGATGGGGTTAAGATACTGTGTTCAGGCTTTGAAAAAGCTGAGAAG GCTAAGATTGAAGAATTAGTGACAGCCATGGGAGGCATTTTACAAAGTAAATCCTCCATGGATGTGAACTTTGTAATTGTAAAGGATGTCATGGCTGCTAAATACAAA TATGCTGTGAATAGTTTGAAGAAGCCTGTTGTCACCATCAACTGGTTAGAACAATGCTGGATTGAACACCGTGTTGTGCCTCATGAGCCCTACAGGATACTTCCCTTTGTTGGGTTGAATATCTGTGTCACCAAACTGAATCCAG TTGAACGGAAGGAATTGGAGAAAATAATAGTGCAGAATGGTGGCCAATTTTCAGCCTGTCTTACGCGGAAGTGCACCCATTTAGTTGCAAAT GAACCTGGAGGTGACAAATATGTCGTGGCCCGAAGGTGGGGTAATATATACATTGTGAATCAGAGATGGGTTGAACAATCTGTTGCTCGTAGAG CTTGCCTAGATGAAAATAGCTACCTTGTTTGTCAGACTTCGTCTGCTTCTAGTGGTTTAAAAACTTCACCCGAGGAACAACAGAACCCAGAGATCAGTAGTGCAAGTGCAAGTTTTCAACCTGTTCCAGCAACATCAGTTGATGATTCAGTATCAACGTCACAATATGTGCCTGCTTCATTTGGTGATTCTTCAAAGATCAGCAACACTGATATTGTTGGTGAAGAGGCAAATGAGATGCAGGTCGAAAGTCATGTTGCTGAGGACTCAGAGGCGGAAAATGATGATTTATATTTATCAAATTGCAGAATTTCTCTGGTGGGCTTTGAGGAGAATGAGTTGTTAAGGCTACTCATGATGATACGCAATGGTGGTGGATCCCGGCATATTTTGTTAAATGAGAAGCTTACACATATTATACTTGGTGCGCCATCGGAGGA TGAGAAAAAGGAAGTAAGACGTCTGGCTGCTTGGGGTGTAATAAATGTAGTGAAAGTAACGTGGTTAGAAGACTGCAATAGAGCAAAAAAGGAAGTAAAAGTGTCTCCATCTCATGTGGCTACTGAGCTACTCTTGAAAG AGTTTTCACGTGTGATTATGGAAAAATCTGCTGACACACGTGAAATGAAGGTAGCCAAGAGCTCTTGTGGGATTTTTCATGTCCCAACTGTTAATGACTCACATGGCAAACAACTTGAAAAAGATATGTCATCTGAAAGAAAACCAGCTAGAGGCAAATATGAAAACAGCATGAACAAAACCCGATCAGCAACCAGGTCTGCAAATTCAAGCCAACAAAATGCAGTGGTCAATATTAGCAAGAACGATCCCAAATCTCAAGGAGCATCCACAGTGAATTCAGGAAGTAGCAGATCAAATGTTTTCAAAGGGATAACATTTGGCTTCTCAAATTCATTTTCTCACGACAAG AGACCTGAGGTTATTGATTGGATCAGAGAAGGCGGAGGCATTGTGGTGGATGATATACAATCTACAACTGTGAAATACACAATTGAGTGCCATGGACGAAACAGCATGCCTTGTGACTTCTCTCATTCAACAGTTGTTTCAACTCATTGGATACGCTCGTGTTTGGAG GTGGGTTGCTTGCAAGAAGTTGGAAGCCATCCTATTTTCTCTCCTTTGCGCTGTCGGATCCCATTCccaggatttgaaaagttccgtTTCTGTATCTCACTTTCACAATATGGAGAGAGAGAAAGTTTTCTGCTGAAGAACTTGTGCTTCGCTTTAGGCGCTAAATTTACAGAAAAGGCATTCAAGGGAGTGACCCATCTTATCTGCAAATTTGCAAGTGGTGACAAGTATAAGGTTTACTCTAAAAGAGGAACACCAACCATTACTGAAGAGTGGCTCTTTGAGTGTGTAAAACAG GATACAATTGTCCCTTTTGATCACTTTCAACCGAAACCACTTACTTCTCAGGACAAAGATTTAACTGTCAGTCAGTATTCCACGCAGGCAAGCAGATTTAACTGCTCTGAGCTGCTTAGTGGATATCAAGTAACAACAAGCAATCCAGCACACAACTCGG CAGGTGATGCCTCGGCTAATGAAGAGGCAATTGCTCCTGCTGTCAGTAAAAGAAGACTGCTATCTGTTTCTGGCAACGCTAATGATACATGCGGAAACATCGGAAGGACTGAGAAACACCTTGAAAGTGGCTCTGTTCCTGATGTTGCGGATGCGATAGAGGTCCTATCGTCCAAG ATTCAAGATGTGCAATCTGCTAGGAGT ATATTTGAACCTGACAATTCTGCTGTTGTTCAAGACCAGAAAGATACACACTCCTTTGGCATTTCAAGGAGCTGGTTGAATAT GCAACAGAAGCAAGAGAACACACCTGGCACAAAGGTCCAAAGCTTAAGCTCCTCCCCTGCACCCTCCCCAGCACCCTCTACCTACTACCCTTTCAGTGAGACGCAGACAGAATCTCAG GTCGTTGGATATGAGGAAGATCTGACCGGCAGGCAAAAGATCATTGATAGAGTTCGCTCTCAGAGCATTAACGTAACTCCATCGACCGAGATTCCTTGA